One Gimesia aquarii DNA segment encodes these proteins:
- a CDS encoding SDR family NAD(P)-dependent oxidoreductase, with product MSVSSFCNLSGMKAMVTGSSTGIGKAIALELADAGADVLIHYRKSSEEAQQVVQQIQERGRKSVAISADLANQENDAAFIDQAFQEWGNLDIWINNAGADLLTGDEAKLDYGRKLEKLFDVDVRGTVLLSHEVGQRMQQQGAGCILNIGWDQSDRGMEGDSGELFATSKNAIMGFSRSLAVSLAPDVRVNCIAPGWILTAWGENASEVWHERVKQETPMKRWGKPDDIAKMARFLCSHEAAYITGQVINVNGGAVR from the coding sequence GTGTCAGTATCTTCCTTCTGTAATCTTTCAGGAATGAAAGCAATGGTCACTGGTTCTTCCACAGGTATTGGTAAGGCGATCGCGCTCGAACTTGCTGATGCCGGGGCCGATGTATTGATTCACTATCGAAAATCTTCTGAGGAAGCACAACAGGTCGTGCAACAAATTCAGGAGCGTGGTAGGAAGTCGGTAGCCATTTCAGCAGATCTAGCGAATCAGGAAAACGACGCCGCTTTCATCGATCAGGCATTTCAGGAATGGGGGAACTTGGACATTTGGATTAATAATGCTGGTGCCGATTTATTAACGGGAGACGAAGCAAAACTGGATTATGGTCGGAAACTGGAAAAGCTATTTGATGTCGATGTGCGGGGTACTGTGCTCTTATCCCATGAAGTGGGACAACGGATGCAGCAACAGGGAGCAGGTTGTATTCTAAATATTGGCTGGGATCAATCTGACCGGGGGATGGAAGGAGATAGTGGAGAATTATTTGCCACGAGCAAAAATGCCATCATGGGTTTCAGTCGTTCGTTGGCGGTTTCCTTAGCTCCGGACGTTCGTGTCAATTGTATCGCCCCGGGTTGGATCCTGACTGCCTGGGGAGAAAACGCGAGCGAAGTCTGGCACGAACGGGTTAAACAGGAAACACCCATGAAACGGTGGGGAAAGCCTGACGACATTGCCAAGATGGCACGCTTTCTTTGCAGTCATGAAGCGGCTTATATTACGGGACAAGTGATTAACGTGAATGGTGGAGCTGTTCGATAG
- a CDS encoding ArsR/SmtB family transcription factor, translated as MATNLVEPPQEGSTQRFPSLPNHLEKNLVKVFKLLSDETRLRIMLYLAQEEELFVTALCERLNQSQPAVSHHLALLRDAGLIEARRDGKHNYYSICREHFHSIMGELFNSFNDPDENVIRIDNFVLKQNLS; from the coding sequence ATGGCCACAAATCTTGTGGAACCACCCCAGGAAGGATCGACCCAGCGATTTCCATCGCTTCCTAATCATCTGGAAAAGAACTTGGTAAAAGTATTTAAGTTATTGTCTGACGAAACCAGACTACGCATTATGCTTTACTTGGCTCAGGAAGAAGAGTTATTCGTGACTGCTCTCTGCGAGCGACTCAATCAGAGTCAACCCGCGGTCAGCCACCACCTCGCATTATTGCGGGATGCGGGTCTGATTGAAGCACGTCGCGACGGAAAACACAATTACTACTCCATCTGCCGGGAACATTTTCACTCAATTATGGGCGAATTGTTCAACAGTTTTAACGATCCTGATGAAAATGTGATACGCATTGACAATTTTGTTTTGAAACAAAATCTGAGCTGA
- the carA gene encoding glutamine-hydrolyzing carbamoyl-phosphate synthase small subunit, with product MQKTVKLALSDGSVFTGTAFGAEGEIHGEVVFNTSMTGYQEILTDPSYCGQIVTMTYPQIGNYGITPEDVESSGIALRGFIIRELCEVPSNYRSTQTLDEYLKSAGVIGLQGIDTRALVRKIRTHGAMTGVLSTEDLDDQSLVKKAQESPQLAGQDLVSQVIPKSSREWNESLHPLAHSSSTHAFSGKNLESLSETDYVSENSYHIVAIDYGMKWNIPRHLSQLGCKVTILPGDCTAQDVLELNPDGVFLSNGPGDPEPLTYAIDTIRSLLDKVPIFGICLGHQLLGLACGCKTFKLKFGHRGANQPVVNHDTGQVEITSQNHGFAIDPESIPADVEITHINMNDDTVAGLRHKTYPAFSVQYHPEASAGPHDSHYLFRQFYNCISSNTRVSS from the coding sequence ATGCAGAAAACAGTGAAATTAGCCCTTTCGGACGGCAGTGTGTTCACAGGGACGGCTTTTGGTGCAGAAGGAGAAATCCATGGTGAAGTTGTGTTCAACACGAGCATGACCGGCTACCAGGAAATTCTGACCGATCCATCATATTGTGGACAAATCGTCACAATGACGTACCCCCAAATCGGTAATTACGGAATTACTCCGGAAGATGTGGAATCTTCTGGAATTGCTTTACGCGGTTTCATTATTCGTGAACTTTGTGAAGTCCCCAGTAATTATCGCTCAACTCAGACACTCGATGAATATCTGAAATCAGCTGGTGTCATCGGATTGCAGGGAATCGACACCCGAGCTCTCGTGCGAAAAATTCGTACTCATGGCGCCATGACAGGTGTGCTCTCAACAGAAGATCTGGATGATCAGTCCCTGGTAAAAAAAGCACAAGAAAGTCCCCAACTTGCCGGACAAGATTTAGTGAGTCAGGTCATTCCGAAGTCTTCACGTGAATGGAATGAGAGTTTACATCCCCTGGCACACAGTAGTTCAACTCACGCTTTCAGTGGAAAAAATTTGGAGAGTCTCTCTGAAACCGATTACGTCTCTGAAAATTCCTATCACATCGTGGCCATCGACTATGGCATGAAATGGAATATTCCACGTCATTTGAGCCAACTGGGCTGTAAAGTGACTATCCTTCCTGGTGACTGTACCGCTCAAGATGTCCTGGAGTTGAACCCCGATGGTGTTTTCCTGTCGAATGGGCCTGGCGATCCGGAACCACTGACTTATGCCATCGACACGATCCGTTCTCTGTTAGACAAGGTCCCTATTTTTGGAATCTGCCTGGGACACCAACTATTGGGCTTAGCTTGTGGCTGCAAAACATTCAAACTCAAGTTTGGCCATCGCGGTGCCAATCAGCCTGTCGTCAATCATGACACAGGCCAGGTAGAGATTACTTCCCAGAATCATGGATTTGCCATCGACCCTGAATCAATCCCCGCTGACGTGGAAATCACTCATATCAATATGAATGACGATACGGTCGCCGGCTTAAGGCATAAAACTTACCCTGCGTTCAGTGTGCAATACCATCCAGAAGCATCAGCGGGGCCACACGACAGTCACTACCTGTTTCGACAATTCTATAATTGCATCAGTAGTAATACACGGGTTTCATCCTGA
- the ndk gene encoding nucleoside-diphosphate kinase, which produces MATERTLILIKPDAVQRRLAGTLLSRFENKGLKIIGLKMLQVTKELSAEHYAEHVEKPFYPLLEEFITAGPVVAIVAEGPEAISVVRSMMGSTNGRESAPGTIRGDYGVSRQMNLVHGSDGPEAATREIKIYFKPEELIEYSTSLGGWVCADDEK; this is translated from the coding sequence ATGGCAACTGAACGAACATTAATCCTAATTAAACCCGATGCAGTACAGAGACGTCTAGCAGGGACCCTTTTATCACGGTTTGAAAATAAAGGGCTAAAAATTATCGGATTAAAAATGCTGCAAGTGACAAAAGAGCTATCAGCCGAACATTATGCAGAACATGTGGAAAAACCGTTCTACCCACTTCTCGAAGAATTTATCACAGCCGGTCCTGTCGTTGCGATTGTAGCAGAAGGCCCGGAAGCGATCTCTGTTGTACGTTCGATGATGGGTTCTACGAACGGTCGTGAATCTGCGCCCGGTACGATTCGCGGCGATTATGGAGTCAGCCGTCAGATGAATCTAGTCCATGGAAGTGATGGTCCGGAAGCAGCGACTCGCGAAATCAAAATCTACTTCAAGCCAGAGGAACTGATCGAGTACAGCACTTCTCTGGGTGGGTGGGTTTGTGCCGACGATGAAAAGTAA
- the sucD gene encoding succinate--CoA ligase subunit alpha → MSILVTENTRVICQGITGKSGLFHSQQCREYGTPLLGGVTPGKGGTEVDGFPVFNTVEEAVEKTGANTSLVFVPPPFCGEAIMEAADAGMELIIAITEGVPVFDMVRVMEYLKDKNSRLIGPNCPGVITPGIAKIGIMPGYIHTPGSVGLISKSGTLTYEAAWQLGNVGLGQTTAVGIGGDPIIGTTFIDLLELFENDPATESIMLIGEIGGTAEIEAAEYIKEHVTKPVAGFIAGKTAPPGKRMGHAGAIISGGSGTADEKIAALEAAGVVVAESPADMGAAVQRAIEAAK, encoded by the coding sequence ATGAGTATATTAGTTACTGAAAACACACGCGTCATTTGCCAGGGGATTACCGGTAAGTCGGGTCTGTTTCACAGCCAGCAATGCCGCGAGTATGGCACACCATTATTAGGCGGAGTGACACCCGGTAAAGGGGGAACCGAAGTCGATGGCTTTCCCGTTTTTAACACGGTAGAAGAAGCAGTCGAAAAAACAGGCGCGAATACCAGTCTTGTGTTTGTACCACCACCGTTCTGCGGCGAAGCGATTATGGAAGCCGCTGATGCAGGAATGGAATTGATTATCGCCATTACCGAAGGCGTTCCCGTATTCGATATGGTACGGGTCATGGAATATCTCAAAGACAAAAACAGCCGTCTGATCGGACCAAACTGTCCGGGAGTGATTACGCCTGGCATTGCCAAGATTGGAATCATGCCCGGTTATATTCATACGCCTGGTTCGGTAGGTTTGATCAGCAAAAGTGGAACGTTGACGTACGAAGCAGCCTGGCAGTTGGGAAATGTAGGACTGGGGCAAACCACGGCTGTGGGAATTGGTGGTGACCCGATTATCGGAACGACTTTTATTGATCTTCTGGAATTATTTGAAAACGATCCTGCCACGGAATCCATTATGTTGATTGGTGAGATTGGCGGGACGGCAGAGATTGAAGCTGCGGAGTACATTAAAGAGCATGTTACGAAACCGGTGGCTGGTTTCATTGCTGGTAAGACAGCTCCTCCCGGAAAACGGATGGGACACGCCGGTGCAATTATCAGTGGAGGCAGTGGAACAGCTGATGAAAAGATCGCCGCTTTGGAAGCGGCTGGTGTTGTGGTAGCAGAGAGCCCTGCCGACATGGGCGCTGCCGTTCAAAGAGCCATTGAAGCGGCAAAATGA
- the sucC gene encoding ADP-forming succinate--CoA ligase subunit beta: MKIHEYQAKQLFREAGIPVPEGIVAKTVDEAVAAFEKLDRPLVVVKSQIHAGGRGKGRFKEHPDQPGVILARSTDEVRENAERMLGSTLVTIQTGSEGKQVNTLFIEQGLDIAKELYLGCVVDREAGGPVLILSTEGGMEIEVVAHESPEKILSEPFSIHTGLLGFQARKLAFKLGMEGKTVRSAEKFFCQLSRFFIDNDCSMTEINPLVITGEGDLVALDAKVSFDDNALFRHKPFDELRDLTEEDPAEIQAGEADLSYVKLDGNIGCLVNGAGLAMSTMDLIKHHGGEPANFLDVGGGANVDQVSEAFRIILADDNVKAVLVNIFGGIMKCDTIVTALLEAYEKVGFTVPLVVRLEGTNVDIARKMLAESGRDIVSATDLTDAAQKVVATLST, from the coding sequence ATGAAAATTCATGAATATCAGGCCAAACAATTGTTTCGTGAAGCCGGGATTCCTGTACCTGAAGGAATCGTCGCAAAAACCGTTGACGAAGCGGTAGCCGCATTTGAGAAATTAGATCGTCCTTTGGTCGTTGTGAAGTCACAAATTCATGCAGGTGGCCGGGGAAAGGGGCGTTTTAAAGAACACCCCGATCAACCCGGAGTTATCCTCGCTCGGTCCACGGATGAAGTTCGTGAAAATGCGGAACGTATGCTGGGTTCGACTCTGGTCACTATCCAGACGGGATCTGAAGGCAAGCAGGTGAATACCCTGTTTATCGAGCAAGGTTTGGATATAGCCAAAGAGCTATATCTGGGATGTGTGGTTGACCGTGAAGCAGGGGGGCCCGTTTTGATTCTCTCGACCGAAGGGGGAATGGAAATTGAAGTCGTTGCCCATGAAAGTCCCGAGAAGATTCTAAGTGAGCCCTTTTCCATTCATACCGGTTTACTGGGATTTCAAGCACGTAAGCTGGCATTCAAGTTGGGAATGGAAGGAAAGACAGTTCGCAGTGCCGAGAAATTTTTCTGCCAACTGAGTCGTTTTTTCATTGATAATGATTGCAGTATGACCGAAATCAACCCATTGGTGATTACCGGCGAGGGAGATTTAGTTGCGTTGGACGCCAAGGTTTCATTCGATGACAACGCATTGTTTCGACACAAGCCATTTGATGAATTACGTGATCTGACTGAAGAAGATCCTGCTGAAATTCAAGCGGGTGAAGCAGACCTGAGCTATGTCAAACTGGACGGAAATATTGGATGTCTGGTGAATGGTGCCGGGTTGGCAATGAGTACAATGGACCTGATTAAGCATCATGGCGGAGAGCCTGCTAACTTCCTGGACGTCGGAGGCGGAGCGAATGTTGATCAGGTATCCGAAGCATTTCGGATCATTCTGGCTGACGATAATGTAAAAGCCGTTCTGGTGAATATTTTTGGTGGGATCATGAAGTGCGACACAATTGTGACTGCATTATTGGAAGCCTATGAAAAGGTAGGGTTCACGGTTCCATTGGTCGTGCGTCTGGAAGGAACGAATGTAGATATCGCCCGCAAGATGCTCGCGGAAAGTGGACGAGATATCGTTTCGGCAACTGATTTAACAGATGCTGCTCAAAAAGTGGTAGCAACTCTGAGTACTTAA
- a CDS encoding RbsD/FucU family protein: MLKGIPPIISPDLMCVLMKMGHGDELVLADGNFPAESHAQRIIRLDGHDVPQVLDAILRFFPLDTFVEQPAGLMNPVDDQAAEPPIWETYQRLIQTHDGRSFELEKIERFEFYERAKNAYAIIATSETALYANLILTKGVVTE, from the coding sequence ATGCTCAAAGGAATCCCTCCCATAATCTCACCTGATCTGATGTGTGTACTGATGAAAATGGGGCATGGAGACGAACTTGTTTTAGCAGATGGGAATTTCCCTGCTGAATCACACGCACAACGAATCATCCGTCTGGATGGCCATGATGTTCCTCAAGTCCTCGACGCAATTCTGCGATTCTTTCCGCTGGACACGTTTGTCGAGCAACCTGCGGGATTGATGAATCCCGTCGATGATCAAGCCGCTGAACCTCCCATCTGGGAAACCTATCAACGGCTCATTCAAACGCATGATGGACGGAGTTTCGAACTTGAAAAAATCGAACGCTTCGAATTTTATGAACGAGCCAAAAATGCCTATGCAATCATCGCGACAAGCGAAACCGCCCTCTATGCCAACCTGATTCTGACCAAAGGCGTGGTTACCGAATGA
- a CDS encoding adenylosuccinate synthase has protein sequence MSATSVIGLQWGDEAKGKIVDLLSEQHEIVVRYLGGNNAGHTVKFDGKTYKLSLLPAGVLNPNVTSVITGGVVINPKAFLKEMESICDQNGPIEPSRLLISDRAHVIFPYHMQEEVVFEESRKEKAIGTTMRGIGTCYRDKAGRTHAIRMGDLIRPEFFRSRLEEIVAYKNNIFQALDPDAEPVSVDAIYEEYSEYAKILKPHVVDTNAYLLKAVAEQRKILFEGAQGSLLDIDHGTFPYVTSSNSSGCGIHNGSGVSERYIEKMIGVVKAYTTRVGGGPFVTELHDSVGQRIRDVGNEYGTVTGRPRRCGWFDAVATRYGANISGVDCIAVMLLDVLSGLEELKVCEAYEVNGQQVTDFPSHILDLEQAKPIYRTIPGWQEDITGIRKMEDLPENAIAYIKAVEEIIGKPVEIVSVGPDREQTILLK, from the coding sequence GTGTCAGCGACGTCGGTAATTGGATTACAGTGGGGCGATGAGGCCAAGGGCAAAATTGTAGATTTACTTTCAGAGCAGCACGAAATCGTGGTTCGCTATCTGGGAGGCAATAATGCAGGTCATACCGTCAAGTTTGACGGAAAAACATATAAACTCTCACTGTTGCCAGCAGGTGTTCTCAACCCCAATGTCACCTCTGTGATTACAGGTGGGGTCGTGATCAATCCGAAAGCATTTCTGAAAGAGATGGAGTCAATCTGCGATCAGAATGGTCCGATTGAGCCAAGTCGGCTTTTGATCAGCGATCGTGCGCACGTGATTTTTCCTTATCACATGCAGGAAGAGGTTGTTTTCGAAGAAAGTCGCAAAGAGAAGGCCATCGGGACTACGATGCGGGGAATTGGTACCTGCTATCGCGATAAAGCCGGTCGCACACATGCCATTCGCATGGGAGATTTAATTCGACCCGAATTTTTCCGCAGTCGACTGGAAGAGATCGTCGCTTACAAGAATAATATCTTTCAGGCACTCGATCCTGATGCAGAACCTGTGAGTGTTGATGCGATCTACGAGGAATATTCAGAATATGCGAAAATCCTGAAACCTCATGTCGTGGATACGAATGCCTACCTTTTAAAAGCGGTCGCAGAACAGCGGAAAATTTTGTTTGAAGGGGCACAGGGAAGCTTGCTTGATATCGATCATGGGACGTTTCCATATGTCACGTCATCCAATAGTTCCGGGTGTGGTATTCATAATGGAAGTGGTGTCTCGGAACGCTATATTGAGAAGATGATTGGTGTTGTTAAGGCATATACTACACGTGTTGGTGGTGGACCTTTCGTCACGGAACTTCATGACAGTGTAGGGCAACGGATTCGCGATGTAGGCAATGAGTATGGTACGGTTACCGGTCGCCCACGTCGATGTGGGTGGTTTGATGCCGTCGCGACCCGTTATGGAGCCAATATCAGTGGTGTCGATTGCATCGCCGTCATGTTGCTCGATGTTTTAAGTGGGCTGGAAGAGTTAAAAGTCTGTGAAGCCTACGAAGTCAATGGTCAACAGGTGACTGATTTTCCCAGTCATATTCTCGATCTGGAGCAGGCGAAACCCATTTACCGCACGATTCCCGGGTGGCAGGAAGACATTACCGGCATTCGTAAGATGGAAGATTTGCCCGAAAATGCGATTGCTTATATCAAAGCGGTTGAAGAAATCATTGGCAAGCCGGTTGAGATTGTCTCTGTTGGTCCTGATCGTGAGCAGACCATTTTGTTGAAGTAG